In Methanococcoides sp. LMO-2, one DNA window encodes the following:
- a CDS encoding DUF362 domain-containing protein gives MKVNENCVGCGQCTAFCKKDAIIVKSKARITDKCVECGICAAYCPMKAIEVGE, from the coding sequence ATGAAAGTCAATGAAAACTGTGTTGGATGCGGCCAGTGCACTGCATTTTGTAAAAAAGATGCCATCATTGTTAAAAGCAAGGCACGCATCACAGACAAATGCGTGGAGTGCGGGATATGTGCGGCATACTGCCCCATGAAAGCTATAGAGGTCGGTGAATGA
- a CDS encoding NAD(P)/FAD-dependent oxidoreductase → MKAIVIGSGLGGLLSAAKLSGSGYEVEVFERLPITGGRFTNIDIKGYQLSTGALHMIPHGPKGPLAQLLREVNADVTIEREDGMAFMRIFEDIGNNIYEDVPFAKFGKVFSLWNRIKLAFLMFTTRKNPPKDRSFAEWLSRHLDAPLAYQMADAFCGWALSLKAEDVPAEEVFEIFENLYRYGGPGVPIGGCKAVTDALADVVRNNGGTIHTEKEVTEIITEDGKATGVIIDGKQHPADLVISNIGHHYTNDLCKGVETDPEYQKYLDRVKAIKPSAGAKICLAASEPLIGHGGVLFTPSARRVNGINEVTNIDPKLAPQGKHLVMAHQTTKWDRIPYLDDEIDLGIKDLEEIFAGKDYEIILTQSHYNGWPVNRSSSGSDIGNTTPIAGLYVVGDGAKGKGGIEVEGIALGVKNTMNLILEN, encoded by the coding sequence ATGAAAGCAATAGTCATCGGTTCCGGACTTGGCGGCCTGCTAAGCGCGGCAAAATTATCGGGATCCGGATATGAAGTAGAGGTATTCGAACGTCTCCCCATTACAGGCGGAAGATTCACAAATATCGATATCAAAGGATACCAGCTTTCCACAGGCGCCCTGCACATGATACCACATGGACCCAAAGGACCGTTGGCGCAACTCCTCAGGGAAGTCAACGCAGATGTCACCATCGAGCGCGAAGATGGAATGGCTTTCATGCGTATTTTCGAGGATATCGGGAACAACATCTATGAAGATGTACCTTTCGCGAAGTTCGGTAAAGTTTTCTCCCTATGGAACAGGATCAAACTTGCATTCCTCATGTTCACTACCAGAAAGAATCCGCCTAAGGACCGATCCTTTGCAGAATGGCTTTCCAGGCATCTTGATGCCCCTCTTGCATACCAGATGGCAGATGCCTTCTGTGGCTGGGCCCTTAGCCTGAAAGCCGAAGACGTCCCTGCAGAAGAAGTGTTCGAGATCTTCGAGAACCTCTACCGCTATGGTGGTCCCGGAGTGCCCATTGGCGGCTGCAAAGCTGTCACTGATGCCCTGGCAGACGTTGTCAGGAACAATGGTGGGACAATCCATACTGAAAAAGAGGTAACGGAAATAATTACAGAGGATGGAAAGGCCACTGGTGTCATTATAGATGGAAAACAACATCCTGCAGACCTCGTTATCAGCAACATCGGACATCATTATACAAACGACCTTTGTAAAGGAGTGGAGACCGACCCAGAGTACCAAAAATACCTTGACCGGGTAAAAGCTATCAAGCCATCAGCAGGAGCCAAGATCTGCCTTGCCGCAAGTGAACCACTGATCGGTCACGGAGGCGTACTCTTCACACCCTCGGCCAGACGCGTGAACGGTATCAACGAGGTTACCAACATCGACCCCAAACTTGCACCGCAGGGCAAGCATCTTGTAATGGCCCACCAGACAACGAAATGGGACAGGATACCTTACCTTGATGACGAGATCGATCTTGGTATAAAGGACCTTGAAGAGATCTTTGCAGGCAAGGATTACGAAATAATTCTAACACAATCCCATTATAACGGCTGGCCTGTCAACAGATCATCATCAGGATCTGACATCGGCAACACAACGCCTATCGCAGGCCTGTATGTAGTAGGCGATGGTGCAAAAGGCAAGGGCGGCATCGAAGTTGAAGGCATAGCCCTTGGTGTTAAGAACACAATGAACCTTATTCTGGAAAATTGA
- the cofG gene encoding 7,8-didemethyl-8-hydroxy-5-deazariboflavin synthase subunit CofG codes for MPEFVTFSRNVFIPVTNICRNRCGYCTFRRDPDHPEARLMSAEEIIPILKNGKEAGCTEALFVFGEYAEEVPEYKKELKEMGYDSTIEYVTELCELAIEKGLLPHTNAGILSRHELEMLKPLNISMGLMLETTAELKAHSESPGKAPSKRIEMIRTAGELQIPFTTGILVGIGESNEDRKNSLEAIADIHREFGHIQEVIIQNFMPKPDTPMADQVPPTKEEMVRTVSLARDILPDDVAVQVAPNLIEPRILIENGASDLGGISPTTIDWINPEAEWPGVVELQEMTGEIPLIERLPIYPQYIKKGWYSNKLSGLITELTDKNGFKRKSNDP; via the coding sequence ATGCCCGAATTTGTGACATTCTCACGCAATGTTTTCATTCCTGTTACGAACATTTGCAGGAACCGTTGCGGATATTGCACTTTCAGGCGGGATCCTGACCATCCTGAAGCCCGCCTTATGAGCGCAGAGGAGATAATACCGATCCTGAAAAACGGAAAAGAAGCAGGATGTACTGAAGCACTTTTTGTATTTGGAGAATATGCTGAAGAGGTTCCCGAATACAAAAAGGAGCTAAAAGAGATGGGATATGACAGCACCATCGAATACGTCACTGAACTTTGTGAACTTGCCATCGAAAAAGGGCTGCTGCCACACACCAATGCAGGAATCCTCAGCCGACATGAACTTGAGATGCTAAAGCCACTCAATATTAGTATGGGCCTCATGCTGGAAACAACTGCTGAACTGAAAGCTCACAGTGAGTCTCCCGGAAAGGCTCCTTCAAAACGTATCGAGATGATACGTACTGCCGGCGAACTGCAAATACCTTTCACAACAGGCATACTGGTAGGCATCGGTGAGAGCAATGAGGACAGGAAGAACTCACTGGAAGCTATTGCAGACATCCACAGGGAATTCGGACATATCCAGGAAGTGATCATCCAGAACTTCATGCCCAAGCCGGACACACCAATGGCCGACCAGGTTCCACCCACAAAGGAAGAGATGGTACGTACAGTGTCCCTTGCAAGAGATATCCTGCCTGATGATGTCGCTGTTCAGGTCGCACCAAACCTGATCGAACCCCGCATACTCATCGAGAACGGAGCATCCGACCTTGGAGGCATATCCCCCACGACCATCGACTGGATCAACCCGGAAGCTGAATGGCCAGGTGTTGTGGAACTTCAGGAGATGACAGGAGAAATTCCACTTATAGAAAGGTTGCCGATATACCCACAGTATATTAAGAAAGGATGGTACAGTAACAAACTTTCCGGCCTTATAACAGAACTTACCGATAAAAACGGATTCAAGAGGAAAAGTAATGATCCCTGA
- the cofH gene encoding 5-amino-6-(D-ribitylamino)uracil--L-tyrosine 4-hydroxyphenyl transferase CofH codes for MIPEDIVERAYNGTATKEDALALLEVKPFELYALADDLRKEAVGDNVTYVVNRNINFTDRCIGTCGFCAFKDKKGYLLSQEQIREKIDEAVDSGATELCIQGGLMEDVKLDLYLDILRSVKEDHPHIHTHCFSPMEVYHAATSSGLTIEETLAELKKNGLNTMPGTAAEILVDRVREIICPGKITRQQWIDIVTSAHKAGIPTTATMMYGHVETWEERIDHILTIRDIQKKTGGFTEFVPLPFMPYNNAIGDQMLKEGKFMTTGTEDLKVYSLARILLNTHVKNIQVSWVKLGKKLAQVALLCGGNDLGGTLMEESISKSAGASNGEVITVEELEWIIRGAKRMPEQRDTLYRSISE; via the coding sequence ATGATCCCTGAAGATATCGTGGAAAGAGCATACAATGGCACTGCTACCAAAGAGGATGCTCTTGCCTTACTGGAAGTGAAACCCTTTGAACTATATGCGCTGGCAGATGACCTGCGAAAGGAAGCTGTCGGGGACAATGTCACATATGTTGTCAACCGGAACATCAATTTCACGGATCGGTGTATCGGCACCTGCGGGTTCTGTGCATTCAAGGATAAAAAAGGATACCTGCTCTCACAGGAGCAGATAAGGGAGAAGATCGATGAAGCCGTAGATTCAGGTGCCACTGAGCTATGTATCCAGGGAGGACTGATGGAAGATGTGAAGCTTGATCTTTATCTGGACATCCTCAGATCCGTCAAAGAAGATCACCCCCACATTCACACACATTGCTTCTCACCAATGGAAGTTTATCACGCTGCCACTTCCAGCGGCCTGACAATTGAAGAGACACTTGCTGAGCTCAAAAAGAACGGATTGAACACCATGCCGGGCACCGCTGCGGAGATACTTGTCGACCGGGTACGTGAGATCATCTGCCCCGGGAAGATCACAAGGCAGCAGTGGATAGATATTGTAACATCTGCCCATAAGGCAGGAATACCGACGACTGCCACAATGATGTACGGACACGTGGAAACGTGGGAAGAACGCATCGACCACATACTAACGATCAGGGACATACAGAAAAAGACCGGCGGATTCACGGAATTTGTTCCGCTTCCATTCATGCCTTACAATAATGCTATTGGGGACCAGATGCTTAAAGAAGGCAAGTTCATGACAACAGGTACTGAAGACCTGAAGGTCTATTCGCTTGCACGTATCTTACTGAACACACATGTAAAGAACATACAGGTCAGCTGGGTAAAGCTCGGCAAGAAGCTTGCACAGGTGGCACTGTTGTGCGGAGGGAACGATCTTGGAGGCACACTGATGGAAGAAAGTATCTCAAAGTCCGCAGGAGCTTCCAACGGCGAAGTGATCACTGTAGAAGAACTTGAATGGATCATACGCGGTGCTAAAAGGATGCCGGAACAGAGAGACACACTTTACAGGAGCATATCAGAATGA
- the cofH gene encoding 5-amino-6-(D-ribitylamino)uracil--L-tyrosine 4-hydroxyphenyl transferase CofH — MTIPEDIIERAYKGIATKEDALELLDVNPFELYALADDLRKEAVGDTVTYVTNRNIYITNMCKGSCGFCAFREGEGYILTIEEILEQVGQAEKAGAVEICIQGGYLPQLDLEYYNEIVRNIHTSYPNMTIHGFSPMEIHYASYLSGTPLEDSFSELKKNGLGTLTGTSAEILSDRVRKIICEDKITTDQWIETIKASHNVGLRTNATIMYGHVETWEERFDHILTVRDIQEETGAFTELITMPFMPYNNRIGEEMLRSGKFMTTGTEDLQLIAIARVLLNKHIDNLQACWVKLGKKLAQVALSCGANDMGGTLMEDQITLASGGSNGEYLPPEELEWIIRSAGRKPMRRNALYEEM; from the coding sequence ATGACCATTCCGGAAGATATCATAGAACGTGCCTACAAGGGAATAGCAACAAAGGAAGATGCACTTGAACTTCTGGATGTGAACCCTTTCGAACTTTACGCACTGGCAGATGACCTGCGCAAGGAAGCTGTAGGAGATACTGTAACATATGTTACCAACCGTAACATCTACATCACCAACATGTGCAAGGGAAGTTGCGGATTCTGCGCGTTCAGGGAAGGTGAAGGATACATCCTGACCATCGAGGAGATACTCGAACAGGTCGGTCAGGCGGAAAAGGCCGGAGCTGTTGAGATATGTATCCAGGGTGGCTACCTCCCACAGCTTGACCTTGAGTACTATAATGAGATCGTCAGGAATATACACACCAGCTACCCCAACATGACCATACACGGGTTCTCACCCATGGAGATACATTATGCATCATACCTTTCAGGAACTCCTCTTGAGGATTCTTTTTCAGAACTGAAGAAGAACGGCCTGGGAACACTTACAGGTACATCTGCAGAGATACTTTCAGACCGCGTCCGCAAGATCATCTGCGAAGACAAGATCACGACCGACCAGTGGATAGAGACCATCAAGGCCTCACACAATGTAGGACTGCGTACCAATGCAACCATAATGTACGGGCATGTGGAAACATGGGAAGAACGTTTCGACCATATACTGACAGTACGTGATATCCAGGAAGAGACCGGAGCCTTCACCGAACTGATAACAATGCCTTTCATGCCCTACAACAACCGTATCGGGGAAGAGATGCTTCGTTCAGGAAAGTTCATGACAACAGGGACCGAAGACCTGCAACTGATAGCTATTGCAAGAGTACTCCTCAACAAGCACATCGACAACCTCCAGGCATGCTGGGTAAAGCTGGGCAAGAAACTTGCACAGGTGGCATTGTCCTGTGGAGCGAACGATATGGGTGGCACACTGATGGAAGACCAGATCACGCTGGCATCCGGTGGTTCCAACGGAGAATACCTGCCACCTGAAGAACTTGAGTGGATCATCAGGAGTGCAGGCCGCAAGCCAATGCGAAGAAATGCACTATACGAGGAAATGTGA
- the cofC gene encoding 2-phospho-L-lactate guanylyltransferase codes for MRAVIPYKKENAKSRLSPVLSKEEREEFVELMLRDVVDSLLCAGITNIDVLTTSSEGVPEDLEVNLVVTEPGLNVSINEYLRTVDEPTIIIMADLPLVKSSHLKKITSFPEDVVIVPGKGGGTNILFLSQPKEFTVKYHGCSFLSHCDITSDLGKSIRIFDSLLASTDIDEPHDIVELLIYGDGLSKEYAEKRFCTETGKGRVKISPSSKLSGFI; via the coding sequence ATGCGGGCAGTGATCCCATACAAGAAGGAGAATGCCAAGTCAAGGCTGTCTCCGGTACTCTCAAAAGAAGAACGCGAGGAATTTGTCGAGCTTATGCTAAGAGACGTAGTCGACTCATTGCTCTGTGCCGGGATCACAAATATTGATGTCCTTACCACCTCAAGTGAAGGAGTTCCTGAAGACCTTGAGGTCAATCTTGTTGTGACCGAACCGGGACTAAACGTATCCATCAATGAATACCTCCGGACTGTTGATGAGCCGACCATAATAATAATGGCCGACCTCCCCCTTGTGAAGAGCAGTCACCTCAAAAAGATAACATCATTCCCGGAAGACGTTGTAATAGTTCCCGGAAAAGGCGGCGGAACGAACATACTGTTCCTGAGCCAGCCAAAGGAATTTACCGTCAAGTACCATGGATGCAGCTTTTTAAGCCATTGTGACATCACAAGCGACCTTGGGAAAAGCATTCGCATCTTTGATTCATTGCTTGCAAGTACCGATATCGACGAGCCTCATGACATTGTAGAGTTGCTCATATACGGAGACGGACTTTCAAAAGAATATGCTGAAAAAAGATTTTGTACCGAAACCGGCAAAGGGCGTGTGAAGATATCTCCAAGCTCAAAGCTTTCCGGTTTCATCTGA
- the cutA gene encoding divalent-cation tolerance protein CutA — protein sequence MHHIMVYITAGSMDEARMIGRELVSGRFAACANIYPMNSIYWWDDELVEDDEVVLIVKTTGERFEELKEKVSSLHSYDLPCIISWEITGEKNYLQWISDETGKL from the coding sequence ATGCATCATATAATGGTTTACATTACTGCCGGAAGTATGGATGAAGCCCGTATGATCGGAAGGGAACTGGTATCAGGTCGCTTTGCCGCATGTGCCAACATCTATCCTATGAATTCCATATATTGGTGGGACGATGAACTTGTAGAGGACGATGAGGTCGTACTCATCGTAAAAACGACAGGTGAAAGATTTGAAGAATTAAAAGAAAAGGTCTCATCTCTTCACAGCTACGATCTTCCATGCATAATCTCCTGGGAGATAACCGGTGAGAAAAATTATCTTCAGTGGATCTCAGATGAAACCGGAAAGCTTTGA